The genome window cgaattatattttgtagctcctacacagcgagcaccaaggagacccagggcagcaaccaagggaaaacaactggacaggatgactaaagttatgcaaaggagactgcccatagatgttgaggaaggcaaaaaaggccacatgaacctgttcaagctgccaagtttgcatcagaggctggcatcattattcgggaaaccatgcctatcctaactcgttggaaagattacaaggacgaccagaaatactacaacagctttgtgtcacagctaaatgtaagtgcattactgattctatgattcacttgtatactgcttaacctgaattgactaactatggaattgtcatatgcataggggcgcttgtccgttaacactgaggacaaggcaacaaaggaagcttgcaccgatatgctacgctctgcggtaaaaaaccagcgttatcggctcaagcagaaatacttcaatggtgtacctgcaaatgagattagcacaacttcttctgtatcttacatgactgatgaacagtggagggcattagttgcaaagtggtctgatccaaagaacatggtatgggtatcttgtcatatattgttctttcactatacgtttgcaaaggatcttcgcatattgaacctatgatctaatctgacatgttcattctcttgtaggaaataagtgaaaagaacaagcagaaccgcagtcaagtcaagtttcatcaggctacgggttctcgctgctatgtggcacacttacatgcatatgtaagtaactattaccttgtactactacctgcacttttgcactcaacttctattgcatttgatctgagcaaacttcgctgtgattgtttatccacgaaacagaagcagaagagaaaccgagaagaacccagcttagatcagactgaagaactagatgcggtggacgccttcaagacctgtcataccagctccaaacgtggcctgagtgaaccggcaagagaagcacttgtaagttcatttgttttctttatttagtgtaatttttatgagatcatatgagggaggctggctgtgggtcgatggaacgaaggggagtgagatcgatgagtgagatcgcttgtcccatcccaggggagttccgatcatagtctattttgtctgccatttgtctgccatcaaatttctgaaatgaaagtaaatatcatagtctattttttgtaggacccgtgcactagaaatgtataggttttagagtctttgttaagcaaatctgctataatttgtaactgttttcacattatttttcatagtctatttatagagtctttcaaatgtatagcttttaatttgacatcaaatgtatagcttttaagcaaatctgctataatttgtaactgctataatctgctataatttgccatcaaatgtatagcttttagagtctgtcagtctatttttcatagtctttgttaatgccttgtaggacccgtgcactagaaatgaaagtcactgttttcacattattgtcagcatcttgctgttgctcattagcaataacatgtaactgtttctgtccatgatatttcagtctcatatggaggctttgagggctgaacctgttgctgaaggtgagATGCCAGCATCCAGTGTGCACCTTGTGTCGAAGGTGCTGTCCCAGAGCAGCTCACACCAATTCCTGAAAAGCGTCGGCATCAAAACATCGGCAACCTCCAAGGCTTCATCATCAAATCATAGTGAGCTTCGGGAACAACTTGCAGCTGAAGCGACGGCTGCTGTTCAAGGTGAACTCGACCAGCTCAGGAAGAAATGTGAAGAAGCTGAGGAACAGCAGGCGAGGACACAAAGGGAGTTGGAGGAGTACAAGAAGATAACAGAGAAGAacagcaaggagatggaggagaccaatgtgctcatcaagaagctcttgtccttgcatggtaactcttcttcgaCATGAGGGCTGCTAGTCAGAGCTGCTGTTTTTGGCCTGTTCTTTGACATGAGGGTACCCAAAAACTCTAGTTGCTCGTGGGTGTCAACTTTTGATTATATGCTGTTATGTTTGTGCAAACTCAACTGAAATGTGAACTCAAGTGGTGATGCTATGAACTGAGTTTAGTGTTGTCCACTTAGTTTGTATGCGCACTGGAATACTAGTTGTATTCATCTATGGAATATGGAATTGTGTGCTCATTC of Zea mays cultivar B73 chromosome 8, Zm-B73-REFERENCE-NAM-5.0, whole genome shotgun sequence contains these proteins:
- the LOC118473106 gene encoding uncharacterized protein, whose protein sequence is MEALRAEPVAEGEMPASSVHLVSKVLSQSSSHQFLKSVGIKTSATSKASSSNHSELREQLAAEATAAVQGELDQLRKKCEEAEEQQARTQRELEEYKKITEKNSKEMEETNVLIKKLLSLHGNSSST